Proteins encoded together in one Bactrocera neohumeralis isolate Rockhampton chromosome 4, APGP_CSIRO_Bneo_wtdbg2-racon-allhic-juicebox.fasta_v2, whole genome shotgun sequence window:
- the LOC126756406 gene encoding glucose-6-phosphate exchanger SLC37A2 isoform X1 produces MRLFCINLNVFSKLTNIVVIKAVISKWVEIRREILKQIIFMLQHRYGKNSNMYDIPLGVWAVQKLSLACCPRLQLRKDFIFKVSTIILTYLAYAAYHMSRKPISVVKSVLHENCTNPSNTTDNDCGYPPFDVPDASTLFGTLDSAFLVTYAISMFLSGIVAERVSLRYYLSLGMLFSGLFTLLFGAAKSWNIHNMWYFVLVQVLGGIVQTTGWPGVVTLMARWFGRSKRGLIFGIWNSHTSVGNILGTLIAAHFVESNWMLSFAVPGAIMAALGFVMFLFIVDDPEIVGLPSTRTHLAVNHSNAYDDDERISNAASFEANRGIHGYSDDYTEINHRASERTPILPRSRSPAVAQTERNAVGILQALLIPGVVEFSLCLFFAKLVSYTFLYWLPLYIQSSTTLSPSVAADLSTLFDIGGIFGAIAAGTVSDYSGMPATTCFVLLICSAPLLFMYVHFGGLSLVINIILLLLAGFMVNGPYALITTFVSAELGQHQSLSHNSKALATVTAIIDGTGSIGAAVGPFIAGLVSQSGWENVFNMLICADILAMVLISRQVVKELLRLRRRNRIRIE; encoded by the exons CAATATGTACGATATTCCGCTGGGTGTCTGGGCGGTACAAAAGCTAAGTTTGGCGTGCTGTCCACGCTTACAATTGCGTAAAGATTTTAT CTTTAAGGTATCAACCATCATTCTGACTTATTTGGCATATGCTGCTTATCATATGTCCAGAAAACCAATATCCGTGGTAAAATCAGTTTTACATGAAAACTGCACAAATCCAAGCAATACTACAGATAATGACTGCGGCTACCCACCTTTTG ATGTTCCTGATGCATCCACATTGTTTGGCACATTAGACTCGGCATTTCTTGTCACCTATGCCATATCGATGTTTCTTTCTGGCATAGTTGCAGAACGTGTATCTCTCCGTTATTATCTAAGTTTGGGCATGCTATTTTCTGGACTATTCACTCTCCTTTTTGGTGCAGCCAAATCGTGGAATATACATAATATGTGGTATTTTGTTCTTGTTCAGGTATTGGGTGGCATAGTTCAAACAACCGGTTGGCCAGGCGTAGTGACATTGATGGCACGTTGGTTTGGTAGGTCGAAACGGGGCCTTATATTCGGTATTTGGAATAGCCACACATCAGTTGGTAACATCCTCGGTACTTTGATAGCTGCACATTTTGTTGAAAGTAATTGGATGTTATCATTCGCTGTGCCTGGCGCCATTATGGCGGCCTTGGGCTTcgtaatgtttttatttattgttgatgATCCAGAAATCGTTGGTTTGCCTTCAACACGAACGCATTTGGCAGTGAATCATAGCAATGCTTACGATGATGACGAACGGATATCAAATGCAGCCAGTTTTGAAGCG AACCGTGGCATTCATGGCTATTCAGATGATTATAct GAAATAAACCATCGTGCATCTGAGCGTACTCCGATATTACCTCGTAGCAGATCACCAGCAGTTGCACAAACTGAACGCAATGCAGTTGGCATTCTTCAAGCTCTATTGATTCCCGGCGTTGTGGAGTTCTCCTTGTGTTTATTCTTTGCCAAACTTGTCAGTTATACGTTCCTCTATTGGCTTCCATTATACATACAGTCTTCCA CTACCTTAAGTCCCAGTGTTGCAGCTGACCTTTCCACACTCTTCGATATTGGCGGAATATTTGGGGCTATTGCAGCAGGAACAGTATCTGACTATTCGGGTATGCCAGCCACGACTTgctttgttttgttaatttgttcAGCGCCATTG ctatttatgtatgtgcactTTGGGGGCTTATCGTTAGTCATCAATATCATATTACTTTTACTAGCTGGTTTTATGGTAAATGGACCATATGCTTTGATTACGACATTTGTAAGTGCCGAACTGGGGCAACATCAATCGTTGTCGCATAATTCCAAGGCCTTAGCTACAGTAACCGCAATTATCGATGGCACCGGATCAATTg gAGCTGCTGTGGGTCCCTTCATTGCCGGTTTAGTGTCACAAAGCGGTTGGGAGAATGTGTTCAACATGCTCATTTGTGCCGATATATTGGCTATGGTTTTAATATCTCGTCAAGTGGTTAAAGAGCTTCTCAGGCTACGTCGCAGAAACCGTATACGTATAGAGTAA
- the LOC126756406 gene encoding glucose-6-phosphate exchanger SLC37A2 isoform X2, producing MRLFCINLNVFSKLTNIVVIKAVISKWIRREILKQIIFMLQHRYGKNSNMYDIPLGVWAVQKLSLACCPRLQLRKDFIFKVSTIILTYLAYAAYHMSRKPISVVKSVLHENCTNPSNTTDNDCGYPPFDVPDASTLFGTLDSAFLVTYAISMFLSGIVAERVSLRYYLSLGMLFSGLFTLLFGAAKSWNIHNMWYFVLVQVLGGIVQTTGWPGVVTLMARWFGRSKRGLIFGIWNSHTSVGNILGTLIAAHFVESNWMLSFAVPGAIMAALGFVMFLFIVDDPEIVGLPSTRTHLAVNHSNAYDDDERISNAASFEANRGIHGYSDDYTEINHRASERTPILPRSRSPAVAQTERNAVGILQALLIPGVVEFSLCLFFAKLVSYTFLYWLPLYIQSSTTLSPSVAADLSTLFDIGGIFGAIAAGTVSDYSGMPATTCFVLLICSAPLLFMYVHFGGLSLVINIILLLLAGFMVNGPYALITTFVSAELGQHQSLSHNSKALATVTAIIDGTGSIGAAVGPFIAGLVSQSGWENVFNMLICADILAMVLISRQVVKELLRLRRRNRIRIE from the exons CAATATGTACGATATTCCGCTGGGTGTCTGGGCGGTACAAAAGCTAAGTTTGGCGTGCTGTCCACGCTTACAATTGCGTAAAGATTTTAT CTTTAAGGTATCAACCATCATTCTGACTTATTTGGCATATGCTGCTTATCATATGTCCAGAAAACCAATATCCGTGGTAAAATCAGTTTTACATGAAAACTGCACAAATCCAAGCAATACTACAGATAATGACTGCGGCTACCCACCTTTTG ATGTTCCTGATGCATCCACATTGTTTGGCACATTAGACTCGGCATTTCTTGTCACCTATGCCATATCGATGTTTCTTTCTGGCATAGTTGCAGAACGTGTATCTCTCCGTTATTATCTAAGTTTGGGCATGCTATTTTCTGGACTATTCACTCTCCTTTTTGGTGCAGCCAAATCGTGGAATATACATAATATGTGGTATTTTGTTCTTGTTCAGGTATTGGGTGGCATAGTTCAAACAACCGGTTGGCCAGGCGTAGTGACATTGATGGCACGTTGGTTTGGTAGGTCGAAACGGGGCCTTATATTCGGTATTTGGAATAGCCACACATCAGTTGGTAACATCCTCGGTACTTTGATAGCTGCACATTTTGTTGAAAGTAATTGGATGTTATCATTCGCTGTGCCTGGCGCCATTATGGCGGCCTTGGGCTTcgtaatgtttttatttattgttgatgATCCAGAAATCGTTGGTTTGCCTTCAACACGAACGCATTTGGCAGTGAATCATAGCAATGCTTACGATGATGACGAACGGATATCAAATGCAGCCAGTTTTGAAGCG AACCGTGGCATTCATGGCTATTCAGATGATTATAct GAAATAAACCATCGTGCATCTGAGCGTACTCCGATATTACCTCGTAGCAGATCACCAGCAGTTGCACAAACTGAACGCAATGCAGTTGGCATTCTTCAAGCTCTATTGATTCCCGGCGTTGTGGAGTTCTCCTTGTGTTTATTCTTTGCCAAACTTGTCAGTTATACGTTCCTCTATTGGCTTCCATTATACATACAGTCTTCCA CTACCTTAAGTCCCAGTGTTGCAGCTGACCTTTCCACACTCTTCGATATTGGCGGAATATTTGGGGCTATTGCAGCAGGAACAGTATCTGACTATTCGGGTATGCCAGCCACGACTTgctttgttttgttaatttgttcAGCGCCATTG ctatttatgtatgtgcactTTGGGGGCTTATCGTTAGTCATCAATATCATATTACTTTTACTAGCTGGTTTTATGGTAAATGGACCATATGCTTTGATTACGACATTTGTAAGTGCCGAACTGGGGCAACATCAATCGTTGTCGCATAATTCCAAGGCCTTAGCTACAGTAACCGCAATTATCGATGGCACCGGATCAATTg gAGCTGCTGTGGGTCCCTTCATTGCCGGTTTAGTGTCACAAAGCGGTTGGGAGAATGTGTTCAACATGCTCATTTGTGCCGATATATTGGCTATGGTTTTAATATCTCGTCAAGTGGTTAAAGAGCTTCTCAGGCTACGTCGCAGAAACCGTATACGTATAGAGTAA
- the LOC126756406 gene encoding glucose-6-phosphate exchanger SLC37A2 isoform X3 — MCDKIRREILKQIIFMLQHRYGKNSNMYDIPLGVWAVQKLSLACCPRLQLRKDFIFKVSTIILTYLAYAAYHMSRKPISVVKSVLHENCTNPSNTTDNDCGYPPFDVPDASTLFGTLDSAFLVTYAISMFLSGIVAERVSLRYYLSLGMLFSGLFTLLFGAAKSWNIHNMWYFVLVQVLGGIVQTTGWPGVVTLMARWFGRSKRGLIFGIWNSHTSVGNILGTLIAAHFVESNWMLSFAVPGAIMAALGFVMFLFIVDDPEIVGLPSTRTHLAVNHSNAYDDDERISNAASFEANRGIHGYSDDYTEINHRASERTPILPRSRSPAVAQTERNAVGILQALLIPGVVEFSLCLFFAKLVSYTFLYWLPLYIQSSTTLSPSVAADLSTLFDIGGIFGAIAAGTVSDYSGMPATTCFVLLICSAPLLFMYVHFGGLSLVINIILLLLAGFMVNGPYALITTFVSAELGQHQSLSHNSKALATVTAIIDGTGSIGAAVGPFIAGLVSQSGWENVFNMLICADILAMVLISRQVVKELLRLRRRNRIRIE, encoded by the exons CAATATGTACGATATTCCGCTGGGTGTCTGGGCGGTACAAAAGCTAAGTTTGGCGTGCTGTCCACGCTTACAATTGCGTAAAGATTTTAT CTTTAAGGTATCAACCATCATTCTGACTTATTTGGCATATGCTGCTTATCATATGTCCAGAAAACCAATATCCGTGGTAAAATCAGTTTTACATGAAAACTGCACAAATCCAAGCAATACTACAGATAATGACTGCGGCTACCCACCTTTTG ATGTTCCTGATGCATCCACATTGTTTGGCACATTAGACTCGGCATTTCTTGTCACCTATGCCATATCGATGTTTCTTTCTGGCATAGTTGCAGAACGTGTATCTCTCCGTTATTATCTAAGTTTGGGCATGCTATTTTCTGGACTATTCACTCTCCTTTTTGGTGCAGCCAAATCGTGGAATATACATAATATGTGGTATTTTGTTCTTGTTCAGGTATTGGGTGGCATAGTTCAAACAACCGGTTGGCCAGGCGTAGTGACATTGATGGCACGTTGGTTTGGTAGGTCGAAACGGGGCCTTATATTCGGTATTTGGAATAGCCACACATCAGTTGGTAACATCCTCGGTACTTTGATAGCTGCACATTTTGTTGAAAGTAATTGGATGTTATCATTCGCTGTGCCTGGCGCCATTATGGCGGCCTTGGGCTTcgtaatgtttttatttattgttgatgATCCAGAAATCGTTGGTTTGCCTTCAACACGAACGCATTTGGCAGTGAATCATAGCAATGCTTACGATGATGACGAACGGATATCAAATGCAGCCAGTTTTGAAGCG AACCGTGGCATTCATGGCTATTCAGATGATTATAct GAAATAAACCATCGTGCATCTGAGCGTACTCCGATATTACCTCGTAGCAGATCACCAGCAGTTGCACAAACTGAACGCAATGCAGTTGGCATTCTTCAAGCTCTATTGATTCCCGGCGTTGTGGAGTTCTCCTTGTGTTTATTCTTTGCCAAACTTGTCAGTTATACGTTCCTCTATTGGCTTCCATTATACATACAGTCTTCCA CTACCTTAAGTCCCAGTGTTGCAGCTGACCTTTCCACACTCTTCGATATTGGCGGAATATTTGGGGCTATTGCAGCAGGAACAGTATCTGACTATTCGGGTATGCCAGCCACGACTTgctttgttttgttaatttgttcAGCGCCATTG ctatttatgtatgtgcactTTGGGGGCTTATCGTTAGTCATCAATATCATATTACTTTTACTAGCTGGTTTTATGGTAAATGGACCATATGCTTTGATTACGACATTTGTAAGTGCCGAACTGGGGCAACATCAATCGTTGTCGCATAATTCCAAGGCCTTAGCTACAGTAACCGCAATTATCGATGGCACCGGATCAATTg gAGCTGCTGTGGGTCCCTTCATTGCCGGTTTAGTGTCACAAAGCGGTTGGGAGAATGTGTTCAACATGCTCATTTGTGCCGATATATTGGCTATGGTTTTAATATCTCGTCAAGTGGTTAAAGAGCTTCTCAGGCTACGTCGCAGAAACCGTATACGTATAGAGTAA
- the LOC126756406 gene encoding glucose-6-phosphate exchanger SLC37A2 isoform X4, giving the protein MLQHRYGKNSNMYDIPLGVWAVQKLSLACCPRLQLRKDFIFKVSTIILTYLAYAAYHMSRKPISVVKSVLHENCTNPSNTTDNDCGYPPFDVPDASTLFGTLDSAFLVTYAISMFLSGIVAERVSLRYYLSLGMLFSGLFTLLFGAAKSWNIHNMWYFVLVQVLGGIVQTTGWPGVVTLMARWFGRSKRGLIFGIWNSHTSVGNILGTLIAAHFVESNWMLSFAVPGAIMAALGFVMFLFIVDDPEIVGLPSTRTHLAVNHSNAYDDDERISNAASFEANRGIHGYSDDYTEINHRASERTPILPRSRSPAVAQTERNAVGILQALLIPGVVEFSLCLFFAKLVSYTFLYWLPLYIQSSTTLSPSVAADLSTLFDIGGIFGAIAAGTVSDYSGMPATTCFVLLICSAPLLFMYVHFGGLSLVINIILLLLAGFMVNGPYALITTFVSAELGQHQSLSHNSKALATVTAIIDGTGSIGAAVGPFIAGLVSQSGWENVFNMLICADILAMVLISRQVVKELLRLRRRNRIRIE; this is encoded by the exons CAATATGTACGATATTCCGCTGGGTGTCTGGGCGGTACAAAAGCTAAGTTTGGCGTGCTGTCCACGCTTACAATTGCGTAAAGATTTTAT CTTTAAGGTATCAACCATCATTCTGACTTATTTGGCATATGCTGCTTATCATATGTCCAGAAAACCAATATCCGTGGTAAAATCAGTTTTACATGAAAACTGCACAAATCCAAGCAATACTACAGATAATGACTGCGGCTACCCACCTTTTG ATGTTCCTGATGCATCCACATTGTTTGGCACATTAGACTCGGCATTTCTTGTCACCTATGCCATATCGATGTTTCTTTCTGGCATAGTTGCAGAACGTGTATCTCTCCGTTATTATCTAAGTTTGGGCATGCTATTTTCTGGACTATTCACTCTCCTTTTTGGTGCAGCCAAATCGTGGAATATACATAATATGTGGTATTTTGTTCTTGTTCAGGTATTGGGTGGCATAGTTCAAACAACCGGTTGGCCAGGCGTAGTGACATTGATGGCACGTTGGTTTGGTAGGTCGAAACGGGGCCTTATATTCGGTATTTGGAATAGCCACACATCAGTTGGTAACATCCTCGGTACTTTGATAGCTGCACATTTTGTTGAAAGTAATTGGATGTTATCATTCGCTGTGCCTGGCGCCATTATGGCGGCCTTGGGCTTcgtaatgtttttatttattgttgatgATCCAGAAATCGTTGGTTTGCCTTCAACACGAACGCATTTGGCAGTGAATCATAGCAATGCTTACGATGATGACGAACGGATATCAAATGCAGCCAGTTTTGAAGCG AACCGTGGCATTCATGGCTATTCAGATGATTATAct GAAATAAACCATCGTGCATCTGAGCGTACTCCGATATTACCTCGTAGCAGATCACCAGCAGTTGCACAAACTGAACGCAATGCAGTTGGCATTCTTCAAGCTCTATTGATTCCCGGCGTTGTGGAGTTCTCCTTGTGTTTATTCTTTGCCAAACTTGTCAGTTATACGTTCCTCTATTGGCTTCCATTATACATACAGTCTTCCA CTACCTTAAGTCCCAGTGTTGCAGCTGACCTTTCCACACTCTTCGATATTGGCGGAATATTTGGGGCTATTGCAGCAGGAACAGTATCTGACTATTCGGGTATGCCAGCCACGACTTgctttgttttgttaatttgttcAGCGCCATTG ctatttatgtatgtgcactTTGGGGGCTTATCGTTAGTCATCAATATCATATTACTTTTACTAGCTGGTTTTATGGTAAATGGACCATATGCTTTGATTACGACATTTGTAAGTGCCGAACTGGGGCAACATCAATCGTTGTCGCATAATTCCAAGGCCTTAGCTACAGTAACCGCAATTATCGATGGCACCGGATCAATTg gAGCTGCTGTGGGTCCCTTCATTGCCGGTTTAGTGTCACAAAGCGGTTGGGAGAATGTGTTCAACATGCTCATTTGTGCCGATATATTGGCTATGGTTTTAATATCTCGTCAAGTGGTTAAAGAGCTTCTCAGGCTACGTCGCAGAAACCGTATACGTATAGAGTAA
- the LOC126756413 gene encoding probable phosphomevalonate kinase produces the protein MYIHKNGNIITAFRFGTCKMDGVKKILLISGKRKSGKDYISSTLQNILGDRCQIVHISEPIKEEWAKRLNLNLSELLSDGPYKEKYRKDMIEWSDSVRMTDFGYFCRSAMLHAQAEFVIVSDVRRKTDIKYFHENYGSLVLTIRINTKDTIRVERGWVFTNGVDDVPSECDLDDYNQWDVVLHNNCMSDGASCIEILKDKLKV, from the coding sequence atgtacatacataaaaacggAAACATTATAACGGCATTTAGGTTTGGAACTTGTAAAATGGATGgtgtgaaaaaaattctacTTATTAGCGGAAAAAGAAAGTCGGGAAAAGATTACATTTCGAGTACATTGCAAAATATCCTTGGCGACAGATGTCAAATAGTACACATTTCAGAGCCTATAAAAGAGGAATGGGCAAAACGTCTTAATCTGAACTTAAGTGAGTTGCTGAGCGACGGTCCGTATAAGGAAAAGTATCGTAAAGATATGATAGAGTGGAGCGATTCCGTGCGTATGACGGATTTTGGGTACTTCTGTCGATCTGCAATGCTCCATGCGCAAGCCGAATTTGTAATTGTTAGCGACGTAAGACGAAAGACAGATATTAAATACTTCCACGAAAATTACGGTTCGCTTGTGCTTACAATACGGATTAATACGAAAGACACAATACGCGTTGAGCGAGGTTGGGTTTTCACCAATGGTGTCGACGATGTGCCCTCCGAATGCGATTTGGACGACTATAATCAATGGGACGTGGTGTTGCACAATAATTGTATGTCGGACGGAGCATCATGCATTGAAATATTAAAGGATAAACTtaaagtttaa